The following nucleotide sequence is from Dehalococcoidia bacterium.
GGTTCGCGCTTTTGCAGGTGATTCTACGATTACCAGTTTCTTTGTCATTAGTTCAATCCGGCTCCTGGTACCATTCCATAATTCATATTCCCCAAGTGTTTAACCATACCCTTAAGCTCCATGATTGTCAAGGTGCTGCTCACAGTGGGTACAGGTAGGCGGGTAAGGTGACATAACTCGTCGATATGGAACGGTCCTGATGATAAGTGTTCCAGAAGCATCAGTTCAGTCGTATTTTCGGGAAGCGATTGGTGGATATCCGCGAATCCCAGTTGCTGTGGGGCCATGCTCAAGTTGAGCTCTTCCAGTATATCGTTCACCTCTGATACGGCCTTGGCTCCGGCCCGAATCAGGCTGTTTGTCCCCCGACTGGCTGGAGAAAGAATGCTTCCCGGCACAGCAAAGACTTCGCGGTCTTGCTGGAGCGCCAGATTTGCTGTAATCATCGCGCCGCCGCTTTCCATCGATTCGGTGACCAGGACTCCCAGGCTCAGTCCGCTCATGATGCGATTGCGTTGCGGGAAATTTTCGGCTCTGGGCTTGATTCCCAGCGGATAATCGCTTACCAGTGCGCCGTGTTCTGTGATCTCTTCAGCCAGCCTTTGATTTTCTGGCGGGTAGATCGTATCCAATCCGCAAGCGAAAACGGCGATGGTTCGCCCTCCGGCTTGCAAGGCTGCACGATGAGCAATAGTGTCGATGCCCCTTGCCAGACCGCTCACAATGGTGAAATGGTTGGCTGCCAAATCGGTGACCAGCCGTTGGGTGACCTCTCGACCGTACATTGTGGCATGCCGGGTGCCAACTACAGCCAGAGCCCATTCGTCCTCAGGAATCAGTTTTCCTCGAACGTACAGCACGGGTGGGGCATCATATATCTCCTTGAGCCTTTTAGGGAAAGAGGGGTTGTCTCTAGTTAGTGCCGAGACCTTGTATCGATCCAGTTTCTCCATCTCGGCGTCGAGGTCGATCCGGGGTCGGTGAGTCACTATAGCTTGTAGTGATCTGTTGTCAAGTCCGGCAGCGGCCAGTTCTGAAGGCGTGGCATGCCAGGCAGTCTCCAGATTGCCAAAATAGTCGATCAGTCGGCCAAATCGAGCCCGGCCGATGCCCGGTATCCTGTTAAAACCAACCCAGTATTTTACTGTTGACATAATACTAATGTTGAGAAGTGCGTATTGTGGGGGATGCCAGGGGAAGAGAATCAAATCCCTCTGACTTTAGCCGAAGCAGTCCCTGCTTTCATGAGGGAACCGGAGTGTTGTTTGAAGGCCCGTATTCCGTCTGTAGTAAACAACGGCCAGGGGAGACTATCCCCTGGCCCGTATGTCTAGCAGTTAATGGAAATAGGGCTCCAGGCAAAGCAGTTCCTGCAATTGTCATTTTCAGGAACTGCTCGGTTCGTATGCTGCGTTGCCCGCAAGCCTGGCCAGTATCGCCTGTGGTTCGTGATACTGACGCGCCAACTCGGCCCATATAAATTCCCACGCTAATTCGCTATCGGATTTACAGGTGTTCTTTTTCATTATATGCCTCCTATATTCCTCTGATGATGCTCTTGCGAGAGAATCAATCCTCACTGGCCTTAGCCAGAGCGACTCTTAACTTCTTGAAGAAATCTGCCAGTTGGTTAGTATCCATTGCTGCTAACTCCGGAGTGATGGTCAAAACAAAGGGCATCTGGCCCGGGGCTCCCATCTGAGCCATCTGCGGATATTGTCCCGCAGTCTTGCGATGGCCATTTGTAATTTTCTTTGTGCCGTTTATCCCGTTTGATGGTTGCTCTTTGCCGTAGACTCCAAGATCGATTTCTGCCATCTGGCACAGTTGGATGAAGAAACGGGTTGTCTTGGTCGCCATCTCCGGTCCTAGCCCTTCTTTGGTGACAAAGTAATTGTAGATGTCTTCCTGGGAATGCCCATTGCCGTTAAGGTGCTGGAACAAGTTCTTGTATGCGCCTCGGACGATATCCTGGAGGGCGGACGTAAAAGCGACGCCCTTGGTTTTCAGGAGGCGACTTTTCTCCGTGGGCCGTCCGTCATCGTCAATGATGTCAAGAAACCTGAGGGCTCCCACTACCTTATATTCATTTCCGGGAGCGATCTTGTTGGTTCTCAGGAAACTGCCATCGATTTTTGAGGGCGTAGTTCTTCGCATAAGTTGCAGTGCTTGCAACATGCCTCTGGTGGGGCCATATGGCAGGGTGGGACCCTGTTCGCCTGTTCTTGCCGTTCTAACCATACCCTGTCTCCTCTCTGGACTCTTGGGGACTTAACTCAATGCCAAGTCCGTGCAGGCAGTATACCACTGAAATTGAGGACTGTCAAGAGTCCAAACCTGCATATTCGAGAAGGACTTTCCATGCGGGGGCGATTTTGTATCTGTGTTTGGGCACTATTTGAGGTAGTACAGTCCAGGGTGATTGGGTAAATTAGTCCGGGTGCTTTTCGAGACTTCAGGGAGACTTGCGGCGGACTGAGTGCATGTATCCCGAGATGGGGACTGGTAGTCTGGGATATATCAGGTTCATTGAAGCCCCAGTCTATTGAGAGGGATTTGGTCGGAATGAAAAGCGGAAAAGTGGGCTATCTGTGATATGAAGCCTGGTTAGTATCCTCGCAGAAAGTGGGTAATTGCACGAGTCCTAATGCGAAGCTTTACCCGTGGCACTATGATCTTTGGCAAAGACATGTGGGGGTTGCTGCGCTGGCAAAACATCCAGAGGCATTCGGTTGTGGCGCCTTGAAGCTTTGTTTGAGGGCTGTCGATCTCGGGGTTGGTTTCTTTCTTGCCTGGTGGGCTGTATTTTGTCTTTCCTGGCCTCTTAGCGAACAACGGAACTCAAATACATGCAAATCGCGCCGCAGGCTGCCACGTTGAGGGACTCTGCCTTCTCCCGGTCGATGGGAACCTTCACGCGGGAGTCGGCCATTTCCAGTATCGATGGCGAAAGGCCGGATGCCTCGTTCCCCAGCGCCAATAGAAGTTTCACCTGCGAACCCAAAAGCGACGGGGAATTGCCCCCTTGAAGATCGGCGGCAACAATCTGAAATCCGTTCTGTTGAAGGGTTCGGGCGAGTTCGAGGTAATGAGGGGTTCTCCTGATCCAGACCGATAGCACCGATCCGGCAGCGGATTGAACGCACTTGGGAGATAGAGCATCGGCCGATTTCTTCGTCAGGATGATCCCGGAAAACCCAAAGGCGGCGGCAGTGCGGATGAGGGTCCCTACATTGCCGGGGTCCTGAATATCTTCCAGCAGCAGGATTTTCGTGCCGACTTCCCGGGGCAGGTTATCGGAGTAGATATCGGCGGGTAAGCGAACCACGGCCAGTATTCCCTGAGGTGTCTTGGAGGAAGAGATGGAGTGGAATTGGCTCTCAGTGACTATACGGACGGGGTATTTGTGATAGGCTGCTGCTGTTTCCTCTGTGGCCAAGATTTCCAGTATCTCGTTGGGGTGGGCCTGAATGATCTGTTCGATGGCCCGTCTCCCTTCGACAAGAAAGGCCCCGGCCTCGATCCGGCCTTTTTTGGTATCCAACTCCTTGTACCATTTGAGGGGTTTCAGAGGATGAGGCACAGTGTTCTCGATCATATCATCTCCGACGTTGCGGCGTTGAGATTCGGGCCTGAAGGTCACCTTAACTGAGGTCGGTCAGGGCTGCCCATACCCATTCCGATGGACCTTTTCAAATTGCAGAGTTTCTCTGGGGTGAGGCCGCTTCTTCTCGTCCGGATAGCCGATGGCGATCATCGATTCCACCTTCAAATTGGGTGGGATGTGCAAAACGTCTCGTACATACTCTTCGGCCGATTTCTCCTGATTGTGGACACGTTCCCGAATCTGAATCCAGCATCCACCCAGTCCCATATCGTGAGCGGCCAGCAGAATAAAAGTGGAAGCGATGGAGGCATCCTCGATCCAGACGTCACACTTGGCAGGGTCGGCCAGCACCACAATCCCCAGCGGAGCACCTTTCAGGAAATCCGAACCGTGCTCCTTGGCGTGCGAAAGTTTCTCCATGAGTTGAGGATCGGTGACTACAATGAATTCCCACGGGTTGCGGTCGTGAGAGGATGGAGCCCGTAGCGCCGTTTCTACCAGTTTTTCTATCTTCTCCGGTTCCACTGGCTTTTTCAGGAATTTTCGAATGCTCCTCCGGGTTTCGATGAGAGAATGGAACATGTCTGACCGCCTTGTTGAGGATGGATAAGTCAACGGTTGTCTTTGGCTGAATTGTCAGGCTCTTCTGACTTCGAAGTGAAATCACTTCTCCAGTTTATCTGCATCAGCAGGGGCGATCCAGGTCTTGCTGGTCCTTGCGTCGGGCGTGTACTCCCTTGCGCAAAATGCGATATTTGCCTTCCAGTATCCCCAGCCCAACCAGAACAGACACGGTTAGAAAAGCCAGAACCATTGCTTCGGCATATTTTTCGAATCCGATCACCGCGCCGATGGCCGCCAAAACCCATATCACCGCTGCCGATGTGGCTCCTTCGATCCTGCCTTCGCGGGCAATGATGACACCGCCTCCCAGAAATCCGATGCCGGTGATGACCTGGCCCAGCACTCGGGTGGTATCCGTATTCTCTCCCACCGCATCGATGCCAAGGGAAATAAACAAACTCGTCCCCAGGCAGATGAGAATACTGGTCCGGATGCCGGCAGGCTTGCCCCGTATCTGCCGCTCCAGACCGATGGCCCCTCCGCACAGCACGGCTACGCCGATCATCTCCCAGAAGCTGAGTGTGGTAACATCCATCGATTAGCTGCCTTTCATACCGGGTTTGCTGCCATTATAACACAGGAATCGCCCTGTTTCTCGGGCTTAGCGTATCTCTCGAGTTCAGCGATTGAGGTTGTCTCAAAATTTCAACTGAATTCCCTTGCTGCCAATCGTTGGGGGATGCCGTTTCCCTCACCCCCTCGATCCCCCTCTCCCATTCTGGAAGAGGGGGAAGAAAAACAATTTTTAGGGGGCACCCCTAAAACCCCGGCGGAGGGTTTTCCCTCTGCACACACTGGCAACTGACAACCGAGAACTTAGGCGAATTCAGGACAGGTCTATGACC
It contains:
- the dprA gene encoding DNA-processing protein DprA; the encoded protein is MSTVKYWVGFNRIPGIGRARFGRLIDYFGNLETAWHATPSELAAAGLDNRSLQAIVTHRPRIDLDAEMEKLDRYKVSALTRDNPSFPKRLKEIYDAPPVLYVRGKLIPEDEWALAVVGTRHATMYGREVTQRLVTDLAANHFTIVSGLARGIDTIAHRAALQAGGRTIAVFACGLDTIYPPENQRLAEEITEHGALVSDYPLGIKPRAENFPQRNRIMSGLSLGVLVTESMESGGAMITANLALQQDREVFAVPGSILSPASRGTNSLIRAGAKAVSEVNDILEELNLSMAPQQLGFADIHQSLPENTTELMLLEHLSSGPFHIDELCHLTRLPVPTVSSTLTIMELKGMVKHLGNMNYGMVPGAGLN
- a CDS encoding DUF5343 domain-containing protein, whose amino-acid sequence is MVRTARTGEQGPTLPYGPTRGMLQALQLMRRTTPSKIDGSFLRTNKIAPGNEYKVVGALRFLDIIDDDGRPTEKSRLLKTKGVAFTSALQDIVRGAYKNLFQHLNGNGHSQEDIYNYFVTKEGLGPEMATKTTRFFIQLCQMAEIDLGVYGKEQPSNGINGTKKITNGHRKTAGQYPQMAQMGAPGQMPFVLTITPELAAMDTNQLADFFKKLRVALAKASED
- a CDS encoding RNA methyltransferase; amino-acid sequence: MIENTVPHPLKPLKWYKELDTKKGRIEAGAFLVEGRRAIEQIIQAHPNEILEILATEETAAAYHKYPVRIVTESQFHSISSSKTPQGILAVVRLPADIYSDNLPREVGTKILLLEDIQDPGNVGTLIRTAAAFGFSGIILTKKSADALSPKCVQSAAGSVLSVWIRRTPHYLELARTLQQNGFQIVAADLQGGNSPSLLGSQVKLLLALGNEASGLSPSILEMADSRVKVPIDREKAESLNVAACGAICMYLSSVVR
- a CDS encoding nitroreductase family protein → MFHSLIETRRSIRKFLKKPVEPEKIEKLVETALRAPSSHDRNPWEFIVVTDPQLMEKLSHAKEHGSDFLKGAPLGIVVLADPAKCDVWIEDASIASTFILLAAHDMGLGGCWIQIRERVHNQEKSAEEYVRDVLHIPPNLKVESMIAIGYPDEKKRPHPRETLQFEKVHRNGYGQP
- a CDS encoding MgtC/SapB family protein: MDVTTLSFWEMIGVAVLCGGAIGLERQIRGKPAGIRTSILICLGTSLFISLGIDAVGENTDTTRVLGQVITGIGFLGGGVIIAREGRIEGATSAAVIWVLAAIGAVIGFEKYAEAMVLAFLTVSVLVGLGILEGKYRILRKGVHARRKDQQDLDRPC